One window from the genome of Enterobacter asburiae encodes:
- a CDS encoding EAL domain-containing protein, whose protein sequence is MDKYKNLLITIIVFLVLTGMGSTFILWFVSDSLEDEMQARLGRALYRMDGAVSHANLAAQKSDDLAGKPCSEELVLSLRRIVTTLPDVRTINLVTGNSIYCTSLYGPTNYHLSDQKYFRGNLQLLSGNQVTPSRSLLVYRVNKNSLSILVGIDGYYLENALALLSIPTPLYLKIGDVWMGEDGQLHRTNPGWTNRTRVATSQMYGIQVFTSRPSLLDREVIWNYARGGPLIVFILSFILSAFLYRLLNRHSTPVALLTSAINQGEFEPWLQHIVDSNTLNIVGCEALVRWNHPTMGIIPPDQFIPLAETSGLITRITEQVSDQVSDFIKNNKNVLPEPFYCHINVSASDFRNHDINAMCLRFIKKVNNPSIVLVLEITERDHIDDDPVTIGICHQLQQAGVIIAIDDFGTGNANLAYLKRFSAGIVKIDKIFITGIEKDAFSVHIVKNLIQLSTLLGFKTIAEGVETEKQAKQLSALGVTYIQGYLFGRPLPLSEYRKSLADAKKSMH, encoded by the coding sequence ATGGATAAATACAAAAACCTGTTGATCACGATTATCGTATTTTTAGTTTTAACGGGGATGGGAAGTACCTTTATCCTCTGGTTTGTTTCTGACAGCCTAGAAGATGAGATGCAGGCAAGACTCGGGCGAGCACTTTACAGAATGGATGGTGCAGTCAGCCATGCAAATCTTGCGGCACAAAAATCCGATGATCTGGCAGGTAAACCCTGCTCGGAGGAACTTGTGCTTTCGTTACGACGCATTGTCACTACCCTCCCGGATGTTAGAACGATTAACCTTGTCACCGGGAATAGCATATACTGCACATCCCTCTATGGCCCCACGAACTATCATTTGAGTGACCAGAAATATTTTCGCGGTAATTTACAACTGCTATCAGGAAATCAGGTTACACCTTCCAGATCTCTCCTCGTATACAGAGTTAACAAAAACAGCCTGAGTATTCTAGTAGGCATTGACGGATATTATCTTGAGAACGCCCTAGCTTTATTAAGCATCCCCACCCCCCTCTATCTGAAAATTGGCGATGTGTGGATGGGAGAAGATGGACAACTGCATCGTACTAACCCTGGCTGGACTAACAGGACCCGAGTAGCAACATCACAGATGTATGGCATACAGGTTTTCACTTCCCGGCCTTCCCTTCTGGACAGGGAAGTTATCTGGAATTACGCTCGTGGGGGACCATTGATTGTTTTTATTTTGTCATTCATCCTTTCGGCATTCCTTTATAGACTCCTGAACAGACACTCTACGCCAGTTGCCTTACTGACCAGCGCGATAAATCAGGGGGAATTTGAACCCTGGTTACAACATATCGTAGACAGCAACACGCTAAATATAGTTGGGTGTGAGGCTCTGGTTCGCTGGAACCACCCGACAATGGGGATAATCCCACCAGATCAGTTTATTCCCCTTGCAGAAACAAGTGGGCTAATCACCAGAATCACTGAGCAGGTTTCAGACCAGGTGTCTGATTTCATTAAAAATAACAAGAATGTTTTACCAGAACCTTTCTATTGCCACATAAATGTCAGCGCCTCTGATTTTCGTAACCATGATATCAACGCTATGTGTCTCCGATTTATCAAGAAGGTTAACAATCCTAGTATTGTTTTAGTTCTTGAAATAACAGAACGGGATCATATTGATGATGATCCCGTAACCATTGGAATTTGCCATCAACTACAGCAAGCCGGTGTGATTATTGCTATTGATGATTTCGGAACTGGTAACGCGAACCTGGCATACCTGAAGCGCTTTTCAGCAGGGATTGTAAAAATTGACAAAATTTTCATCACAGGCATTGAAAAAGATGCCTTCTCGGTTCATATCGTAAAAAATCTCATACAGCTATCAACACTGCTCGGGTTTAAGACGATAGCAGAAGGCGTGGAAACGGAAAAACAAGCTAAACAACTTTCAGCCCTGGGCGTGACGTATATACAAGGATATTTATTTGGTCGTCCATTGCCACTGAGCGAGTATAGGAAATCTCTTGCTGATGCAAAAAAAAGCATGCATTAG
- the pefC gene encoding PefC/AfrB family outer membrane usher protein has protein sequence MLVYMCHRIIVKYISLFETLVLLSFFNWNANATEFNMAFAKGVEEVPSVLKSDVKYPAGQYYVDVLLNGVFLRRMQLVVSRNNERDNLLCLDNEWLQSAGVWFQKDAYEETFDVTKDCYALERKESTHLNLDMSAQTLDIIIPQAWLLEKNDAARWDYGINGLRIRYDGNFNKNVQSNSGDDEFNAFVNLDTGLNIGRWVLSSDMNINRNVTGNKFSTNNFVLSTAISQVQGDLFLGYSQSRTELFTDFGFYGVSLRSNRNMRALRTRGYAPTITGIATGTSRITVNQGGYTIYSRVVPPGPWRLDDIASTGNGDLMVTVEDEVGRKTVTEYPVATLPSLLRSGDHEYNLALGERNKSNTLDDAFSREEGAFVLASFDWGLPTTTLNMAAILHGQYQSGGIGITQPLGGWGALALSVNGSRADYNDGSRREGMSSSVKYSKSFSGKTDLQLMAYRYQSQGYTEFADWDPKRTNIELFNDPHDSEYETKYIWSDGREKARYESRLSHRLDGVFLSGSFWQQTYWDRNKSTHGANISASTTMASGISLTLSGNWSQSAWYAEDDYSTALGISIPFSLGDIRHYSSNTIGYSRYSGINFNNTTSATVNERLNYNLNVGTDEKRNDTIGVSASYAFDRIQTNMALSQSRYATTLSGNVSGSAIATAKTDLLLTKESAETIAVLKIKDIPGVTFNNSLPTNNNGNTVMYLSEYHPTTININPENVPDSAELLTTSYEVVPTEKAIIYREFDFEQVKRYILQVKDIHGKLLAGGTARTEQGLDVGFVNRNGVLLMNLIATPQKILISQSERECSINMAGLKDGINLVQETHCE, from the coding sequence AATGGCGTATTCCTTAGGCGTATGCAATTGGTCGTATCTCGGAATAATGAGCGGGATAATCTGTTGTGTCTTGATAATGAATGGTTGCAGAGTGCAGGTGTCTGGTTTCAAAAAGATGCCTACGAAGAAACTTTTGATGTTACTAAAGATTGTTATGCTCTTGAACGAAAGGAAAGCACACATCTGAATCTGGATATGAGTGCTCAGACACTGGATATTATTATTCCTCAGGCTTGGTTGCTGGAAAAAAATGATGCTGCCCGCTGGGATTATGGAATTAACGGTCTGCGCATCAGGTATGACGGTAATTTCAATAAAAATGTCCAGTCAAATAGCGGGGATGATGAATTTAACGCATTTGTTAATTTAGATACCGGTCTCAATATAGGGAGATGGGTATTATCGAGTGACATGAATATCAACCGCAATGTTACTGGAAATAAATTCTCAACCAATAACTTTGTTTTATCGACAGCCATCAGTCAGGTACAAGGAGACCTTTTTCTCGGTTATTCTCAGTCCCGTACAGAATTGTTCACTGATTTTGGCTTCTACGGAGTATCCCTGCGTTCAAATCGTAATATGCGCGCACTGCGTACCCGTGGATATGCCCCGACAATCACAGGAATAGCTACCGGCACGTCACGTATCACAGTGAACCAAGGCGGTTATACCATCTATTCCCGCGTGGTGCCGCCAGGACCATGGCGCCTGGATGATATAGCCTCGACAGGTAACGGAGACCTGATGGTGACTGTAGAGGACGAAGTCGGGCGGAAAACCGTAACCGAATACCCGGTCGCTACGCTACCTTCCCTGCTTCGCTCCGGGGATCATGAATATAACCTTGCACTCGGAGAACGTAATAAATCAAACACTCTTGACGATGCTTTCTCCAGAGAGGAGGGGGCTTTTGTGCTGGCGAGTTTTGACTGGGGGCTCCCGACAACCACGCTTAATATGGCGGCAATACTCCATGGACAGTATCAGAGCGGAGGCATTGGTATCACGCAGCCATTGGGGGGATGGGGGGCGCTGGCCCTTAGTGTGAACGGGTCACGAGCGGATTATAATGATGGTTCACGGCGCGAGGGAATGAGTTCATCAGTGAAGTATTCAAAAAGTTTCAGCGGCAAAACTGACCTTCAGCTGATGGCGTACCGTTACCAGAGCCAAGGTTACACCGAGTTTGCAGACTGGGATCCGAAAAGGACGAATATAGAATTATTTAATGATCCCCATGACTCAGAATATGAAACGAAGTATATATGGTCTGACGGAAGGGAAAAAGCTCGTTATGAATCACGTCTTTCCCATCGACTGGATGGTGTATTTCTCAGTGGTTCATTTTGGCAACAGACATACTGGGATCGTAATAAAAGCACTCATGGCGCGAATATTTCGGCAAGTACTACCATGGCGAGTGGTATATCTCTGACTCTAAGTGGAAACTGGTCCCAGAGTGCTTGGTATGCAGAAGATGATTATTCCACAGCGTTAGGGATAAGCATCCCATTTTCTCTGGGGGACATCCGCCACTACAGTAGTAATACTATTGGCTATAGCCGTTACAGTGGAATAAATTTTAATAATACGACATCTGCAACAGTGAACGAACGTTTGAATTACAATCTCAACGTTGGTACTGATGAGAAACGCAATGATACGATAGGGGTATCTGCCAGTTATGCATTTGACCGAATCCAGACAAATATGGCCTTATCGCAAAGCCGTTATGCTACTACCTTGTCGGGTAATGTATCAGGCTCCGCAATTGCTACTGCAAAAACAGATTTGCTTCTGACGAAAGAATCAGCTGAGACGATAGCGGTTCTGAAGATTAAAGATATACCCGGAGTGACTTTTAATAACTCTCTGCCCACTAACAATAACGGTAATACGGTAATGTATTTATCGGAATATCACCCGACCACTATAAATATTAATCCGGAGAACGTTCCTGATAGTGCAGAATTGCTGACAACTTCTTATGAAGTGGTGCCGACAGAAAAAGCTATTATTTACCGTGAATTTGATTTCGAACAAGTTAAACGCTACATCCTCCAAGTTAAAGATATTCATGGAAAGTTGTTGGCCGGCGGGACTGCCAGAACGGAACAGGGACTGGATGTGGGGTTTGTTAACCGTAATGGTGTGTTATTGATGAACCTGATTGCAACGCCCCAGAAAATCCTTATAAGCCAAAGCGAAAGAGAGTGTAGTATAAATATGGCTGGTCTGAAAGACGGAATTAACCTGGTTCAGGAGACACATTGTGAGTAA
- a CDS encoding invasin domain 3-containing protein — translation MAASFATLQTAPGGLMGQPAVTYTLKTGETPESVAKKFSLTLEQLQEFNQFRTFSKSFAQLSAGDEVDVPAANNVAAGAGKPDQEYLQTTTAAQQLGNILSADDSTRQASSLAREMATGAVNQEVQNWMNRFGTARVQASVDDRGSLDGSSLDFLLPLYDRDDWLLFTQLGARNKESRNTLNLGLGARRDVNIWLLGLNVFYDLDWTGHNQRIGVGGEAFRDHIKFSANTYFRLTDWHQSRDFADYNERPANGFDVRAEGWLPAYPQIGGRLMYEQYYGNEVALFGKDNRQKDPYAMTVGVTHTPFPLLTWGAEHRMGKGSTNDSRVTLSLNVRTGESLNSHFDQRLVAAMRTLSGSRQSFVERNSNIVLDYQKQMLIRLGLNDRAGVSGTADAVTAQVTGKYLPATVEWDPAALVEAGGTASPPVTNGRVLNFTYPPYKPGGVNTYIVSAVAKDVKGNTSPRSESVITVTGGGVSVVNSSLAAAPATITADGSSASVITLTLKDTNGNAVSGQTVSFNSSLTGSTTGDVTDNGNGTYTANLTGTAAGVTSVTATVGGNAFGVSPASVTLTADANNLSTTLSTLAAAPATITADGSSASVITLTLKDTNGNAVSGQTVSFNSSLTGSTTGDVTDNGNGTYTANLTGTAAGVTSVTATVGGNAFGVSPASVTLTADANNLSTTLSTLAAAPATITADGSSASVITLTLKDTNGNAVSGQTVSFNSSLTGSTTGDVTDNGNGTYTANLTGTAAGVTSVTATVGGNAFGVSPASVTLTADANNLSTTLSTLAAAPATITADGSSASVITLTLKDTNGNAVSGQTVSFNSSLTGSTTGDVTDNGNGTYTANLTGTAAGVTSVTATVGGNAFGVSPASVTLTADANNLSTTLSTLAAAPATITADGSSASVITLTLKDTNGNAVSGQTVSFNSSLTGSTTGDVTDNGNGTYTANLTGTAAGVTSVTATVGGNAFGVSPASVTLTADAPVPMPGSTTILVNGATFGVNDGFPRNGFVGAEFQIAVSGNATNNSSYDWSVKGASWVGVDSSGKVSFSGTGTSNEVTILATPKTGGSPLSYTFRLNTWFINNGSIKLTAAEADAFCAAQPGGYATPSYKQMTNAPSLNSNGTRSATGQLWSEWGNMSVYPKPWIGNNYWASEVSGSGRYGVNLNSFGRVQYNTLTVGQFVACSKGL, via the coding sequence ATGGCTGCATCTTTCGCTACCCTGCAGACAGCTCCCGGCGGACTGATGGGGCAGCCGGCGGTCACGTATACCCTGAAGACGGGCGAGACTCCAGAGAGTGTAGCGAAAAAGTTCAGCCTGACTCTGGAGCAGTTACAGGAATTCAATCAGTTTCGCACCTTCAGCAAATCTTTTGCACAGCTGAGTGCCGGTGATGAGGTTGACGTGCCCGCTGCGAATAATGTAGCTGCTGGTGCAGGGAAGCCGGATCAGGAGTATTTGCAGACGACAACAGCAGCACAGCAACTTGGCAATATCCTTTCGGCGGACGATTCCACCCGCCAGGCTTCTTCACTGGCCCGGGAAATGGCCACGGGCGCAGTGAATCAGGAAGTGCAGAACTGGATGAACCGGTTCGGCACTGCGCGCGTGCAGGCTAGCGTGGATGACAGGGGGAGCCTGGATGGCAGTTCACTGGATTTCCTACTCCCCCTCTATGACCGTGATGACTGGCTGCTATTCACCCAGTTGGGTGCGCGCAACAAGGAAAGCCGTAACACGCTGAATCTGGGCCTGGGCGCCCGCCGTGATGTTAATATCTGGCTGCTGGGGCTGAATGTCTTTTATGACCTTGACTGGACCGGTCATAACCAGCGAATCGGGGTGGGGGGAGAAGCTTTTCGAGACCACATTAAATTCTCGGCTAACACCTACTTCCGTCTGACAGACTGGCATCAGTCCCGCGATTTTGCCGACTACAACGAGCGCCCGGCGAACGGCTTCGACGTGCGTGCCGAAGGCTGGCTGCCTGCGTATCCGCAGATCGGCGGCAGGCTGATGTACGAGCAGTACTACGGCAATGAGGTGGCGCTATTTGGTAAGGACAACCGTCAGAAAGATCCATACGCCATGACGGTGGGGGTGACGCACACACCTTTCCCTTTGCTGACCTGGGGAGCCGAGCACCGGATGGGGAAAGGTAGCACAAACGACAGCCGGGTGACGCTGAGCCTGAATGTACGTACGGGGGAATCCCTGAACAGCCACTTTGACCAGAGACTGGTAGCAGCCATGCGCACACTGTCAGGCTCGCGTCAGAGCTTTGTGGAGCGTAACAGCAACATCGTGCTGGATTACCAGAAGCAGATGCTTATCCGGCTCGGTCTGAATGACCGGGCCGGCGTGTCCGGGACGGCGGATGCCGTCACTGCACAGGTGACGGGCAAATACCTGCCTGCTACGGTGGAGTGGGATCCAGCGGCCCTGGTTGAGGCAGGCGGAACGGCTTCGCCGCCCGTAACCAACGGCCGGGTGCTGAACTTCACCTACCCGCCCTACAAACCGGGCGGAGTCAACACGTACATAGTGAGTGCTGTAGCGAAGGATGTGAAAGGGAATACCTCTCCGAGGAGCGAGAGCGTCATTACCGTCACGGGCGGTGGTGTCAGCGTAGTGAACTCCAGCCTGGCGGCGGCCCCGGCCACCATCACGGCGGACGGGAGCAGCGCCTCGGTTATCACCCTGACCCTGAAGGACACGAACGGTAATGCGGTAAGTGGCCAGACAGTGAGCTTTAACAGCAGCCTGACGGGGAGCACGACGGGTGATGTGACGGACAACGGTAACGGGACCTACACGGCGAATCTGACCGGTACGGCGGCGGGCGTAACCAGCGTGACGGCGACGGTGGGGGGGAATGCCTTCGGCGTGAGCCCGGCATCGGTGACGCTGACGGCGGATGCGAATAACCTGAGCACCACCCTGTCGACGCTGGCGGCGGCCCCGGCCACCATCACGGCGGACGGGAGCAGCGCCTCGGTTATCACCCTGACCCTGAAGGACACGAACGGTAATGCGGTAAGTGGCCAGACAGTGAGCTTTAACAGCAGCCTGACGGGGAGCACGACGGGTGATGTGACGGACAACGGTAACGGGACCTACACGGCGAATCTGACCGGTACGGCGGCGGGCGTAACCAGCGTGACGGCGACGGTGGGGGGGAATGCCTTCGGCGTGAGCCCGGCATCGGTGACGCTGACGGCGGATGCGAATAACCTGAGCACCACCCTGTCGACGCTGGCGGCGGCCCCGGCCACCATCACGGCGGACGGGAGCAGCGCCTCGGTTATCACCCTGACCCTGAAGGACACGAACGGTAATGCGGTAAGTGGCCAGACAGTGAGCTTTAACAGCAGCCTGACGGGGAGCACGACGGGTGATGTGACGGACAACGGTAACGGGACCTACACGGCGAATCTGACCGGTACGGCGGCGGGCGTAACCAGCGTGACGGCGACGGTGGGGGGGAATGCCTTCGGCGTGAGCCCGGCATCGGTGACGCTGACGGCGGATGCGAATAACCTGAGCACCACCCTGTCGACGCTGGCGGCGGCCCCGGCCACCATCACGGCGGACGGGAGCAGCGCCTCGGTTATCACCCTGACCCTGAAGGACACGAACGGTAATGCGGTAAGTGGCCAGACAGTGAGCTTTAACAGCAGCCTGACGGGGAGCACGACGGGTGATGTGACGGACAACGGTAACGGGACCTACACGGCGAATCTGACCGGTACGGCGGCGGGCGTAACCAGCGTGACGGCGACGGTGGGGGGGAATGCCTTCGGCGTGAGCCCGGCATCGGTGACGCTGACGGCGGATGCGAATAACCTGAGCACCACCCTGTCGACGCTGGCGGCGGCCCCGGCCACCATCACGGCGGACGGGAGCAGCGCCTCGGTTATCACCCTGACCCTGAAGGACACGAACGGTAATGCGGTAAGTGGCCAGACAGTGAGCTTTAACAGCAGCCTGACGGGGAGCACGACGGGTGATGTGACGGACAACGGTAACGGGACCTACACGGCGAATCTGACCGGTACGGCGGCGGGCGTAACCAGCGTGACGGCGACGGTGGGGGGGAATGCCTTCGGCGTGAGCCCGGCATCGGTGACGCTGACGGCGGATGCGCCTGTTCCAATGCCTGGTTCGACAACAATACTGGTTAACGGTGCCACTTTCGGTGTAAACGACGGCTTCCCTCGTAATGGCTTTGTCGGCGCGGAATTCCAGATTGCAGTGAGTGGCAATGCGACTAATAACAGTAGCTACGACTGGAGTGTTAAGGGAGCATCGTGGGTAGGAGTTGACAGTTCCGGGAAAGTCTCATTTAGCGGAACAGGCACATCGAATGAGGTGACTATTTTGGCGACGCCGAAAACAGGTGGTTCTCCACTCAGCTACACCTTCCGGTTGAATACTTGGTTTATTAACAATGGTTCAATCAAATTAACTGCCGCTGAAGCTGATGCCTTCTGCGCTGCTCAGCCGGGTGGATATGCCACACCGTCGTACAAGCAAATGACAAATGCACCGTCACTTAACAGCAATGGAACACGCTCAGCAACAGGCCAGTTGTGGTCTGAATGGGGCAACATGTCTGTGTATCCTAAACCATGGATTGGCAACAATTATTGGGCATCCGAGGTGTCAGGCTCTGGTCGGTACGGTGTAAACCTGAATAGCTTTGGCCG
- a CDS encoding fimbrial chaperone gives MQGSLIMMTLMSSAVTTSAMAAFTLNGTRFIYEEGKNSISLEVNNSTKETYGGQVWIDNVSQNNANVYFVPSPPFFKVEAGRKQVLRLINANPALPLDRESIFLINLQEIPPKSKQTDGSMIAIAMNTQVKLIYRPKALLKGRKEAEKKLTAIHRDGRVWLKNTTPYYFAVTKLKVNGKNIEIPRAQQRGLAMLAPFSEADTGLKKNDKLAIVAINDWGGEQEYEVN, from the coding sequence ATGCAGGGCTCCCTAATAATGATGACTCTGATGAGTTCAGCGGTTACAACATCAGCTATGGCAGCCTTCACTTTGAATGGAACTCGTTTTATTTATGAAGAAGGAAAAAACAGCATTTCCCTTGAAGTAAATAACAGCACAAAGGAAACCTATGGCGGACAGGTGTGGATAGACAATGTCTCTCAGAACAATGCGAATGTGTATTTTGTACCATCCCCCCCATTTTTTAAAGTGGAAGCGGGCAGAAAACAGGTTTTGCGTTTGATTAATGCTAATCCGGCTCTGCCGCTTGATAGGGAATCAATATTCCTGATTAATCTACAGGAAATACCGCCTAAATCGAAGCAAACGGACGGCAGTATGATCGCGATTGCAATGAACACGCAGGTGAAGCTGATTTACCGTCCGAAGGCGCTACTTAAAGGCCGAAAAGAGGCCGAAAAAAAACTCACTGCGATACACAGGGACGGACGTGTGTGGCTAAAAAATACAACGCCGTATTATTTTGCAGTGACAAAGTTGAAAGTAAACGGAAAAAATATCGAAATACCTAGAGCACAGCAACGGGGGTTGGCGATGCTGGCCCCCTTCAGTGAAGCAGATACAGGGCTGAAGAAAAACGATAAGTTAGCGATTGTGGCTATAAATGACTGGGGCGGGGAGCAGGAATATGAGGTTAACTAG